Proteins encoded by one window of Ulvibacter sp. MAR_2010_11:
- a CDS encoding proprotein convertase P-domain-containing protein produces the protein MKKITLLLFAVFALCSTWQTHAQHETLATASRSGVFSNPTMGQSRALDATIYDTTHASNQGVEITTATGGVNHSMGDAIVLASTERQLTSITLDLFNLASAANYNLTVRIYTACPSNGLAGSACGTGPGVLVPGSTQTVNITPGTLGFLYTRTINFPTPVNLTSEVDNTITVMLTASRTDVFWVLGETPVVGAMPAGEVGNGFVTRCGSATNNNGCSRNFGIANNFAMTLVASGPPPNDLCANAISITSGVYPGYTSFGTIDGPAVTCGTSSGTSPDVWYTFTDISGTGMNVGLTTCSPNTNYDTKISVFTGTCGALVCVDGNDDDPGCATGGGLQSTVNFVSDGSSTYYVLVHGFGGQTGLFDLTATGIIIGAPPMIVCPADISTDTDPGVCNAVVNFTNAIAIDPEDGPIPTTQTGGLPSGSMFPTGVSIVEFSATDSDGNTSTCSFTITVIDMEAPVAACQDITVELDPVTGSVTITPADIDNGSTDNCGIVTYSLDIDTFTCGNEGPNTVNLTVTDAEGNSSSCSATVTVEDNTAPVVVCIGEPATIVGTASANPALAIPDNDPAGISTTLNVTDDFTISDLNVDLNISHTWVGDVIVTIQSPGGTSVTILDQPGVPASTFGCSGDNIVASLDDEAGSPVEDECGAGVPTISGSFTPNNPLSAFDGESTLGVWTLTVSDNAGGDTGTINSWGITYEYQAASSAYEAVLDANGTVTFPASNLLMSVDEVCGYVVTVGGPATTVPVTECGNAPESIPAGAPGTTSGPMNPSIATVSEAGIVGTDYTLDRIEVNLIHTWASDIQMTLEAPSGATINVMTGRGGSSGLDVAATLVFTDASSNDVTLWTSNANGPLADYQAEGGLFNTVFAGESVAGDWTLLINDNAGGDTGTMNSYCITFSPIIDTNVTFDCSQLGENQVEVFVTDNSGNSTSCIATVNVTDVTSPILVCWDVTIELGPDGTAEVDPADLLAVTEGVYDIMVIGSDNSSGTEGFTDFTVPVTEAANITFDWDYTLNDAPGFDSFGYLLNGVYTMLTDPGLGNQSGSAAVAVAPGDVFGFRSQTDDNIFGNNETVISNFVPGFTGQFDPANWTLTLTNSDGDAFFVEVIPPGPLSYDACGITVLAVDVTEVTCADIGTPVTATVFASDASGNIASCQSIITVVDLLAPELVCPADQTVDPGAGNLFYEVPDYFGTGEASATDNCTDPVVILSQSPPAGTLLPDGVYPVTITAEDEYGNESTCVFTLTVETILGVDDNNLDVAIVMYPNPAQSQVTIANNSTIALDKAAIYDINGKLVMTIDLQTMQGEKVIDISRLASGVYMVQISSDQASVVKRLIKE, from the coding sequence ATGAAAAAAATTACTCTGTTACTTTTTGCAGTTTTTGCTCTCTGTTCTACATGGCAAACACATGCACAACATGAAACACTAGCAACGGCTTCGAGGTCTGGTGTTTTTTCTAATCCAACAATGGGGCAGTCCCGGGCATTAGATGCCACTATTTATGATACTACCCATGCGTCAAATCAGGGAGTAGAGATTACTACTGCTACTGGTGGCGTTAATCACTCTATGGGAGATGCCATTGTACTTGCGAGCACGGAAAGACAATTGACCAGCATAACGTTGGATCTTTTTAATTTAGCGTCTGCTGCTAACTACAATTTAACTGTTCGTATTTATACGGCTTGTCCATCTAATGGTCTTGCAGGTTCTGCCTGTGGAACAGGACCGGGTGTATTAGTTCCGGGTTCAACACAAACGGTAAATATAACTCCTGGCACACTTGGATTTTTGTATACAAGAACTATCAACTTTCCAACGCCGGTCAATCTTACCAGCGAAGTAGACAATACAATTACTGTAATGTTGACTGCAAGTAGAACGGATGTTTTTTGGGTATTAGGTGAGACGCCGGTTGTAGGTGCAATGCCTGCAGGTGAAGTTGGTAATGGATTTGTCACAAGATGTGGAAGTGCCACCAATAACAATGGATGTTCCAGAAATTTTGGTATCGCCAATAACTTTGCAATGACTTTGGTTGCTTCAGGGCCTCCACCTAACGATTTATGTGCCAATGCCATTTCAATTACAAGTGGTGTGTATCCGGGCTATACTTCTTTTGGAACTATAGATGGTCCTGCTGTTACCTGTGGAACAAGTTCAGGAACCAGTCCTGATGTATGGTATACCTTTACTGATATCTCAGGAACAGGTATGAATGTTGGGCTTACTACTTGTTCGCCCAATACGAACTATGACACTAAAATTTCGGTATTTACCGGAACTTGTGGTGCGCTTGTGTGTGTTGATGGAAATGACGATGATCCGGGGTGTGCGACGGGTGGTGGTTTACAGAGTACTGTGAATTTTGTATCCGATGGTTCTTCTACCTATTATGTACTTGTTCATGGATTTGGTGGACAAACAGGACTATTCGATCTTACTGCAACAGGCATCATTATTGGAGCTCCTCCTATGATTGTTTGTCCGGCTGATATTTCAACAGATACCGATCCGGGTGTTTGTAATGCAGTAGTTAACTTCACAAACGCTATCGCTATAGATCCCGAAGATGGTCCGATTCCAACTACACAAACCGGTGGTCTTCCTAGCGGAAGTATGTTCCCAACAGGAGTTTCTATTGTTGAGTTCTCTGCTACCGATAGTGATGGTAATACTTCTACTTGTTCGTTTACCATTACGGTAATCGATATGGAGGCTCCTGTAGCTGCTTGTCAGGATATCACTGTTGAATTAGATCCTGTAACCGGTTCTGTAACAATTACTCCTGCCGATATTGACAATGGTTCTACAGACAACTGTGGCATTGTTACCTATAGCTTAGATATAGATACTTTTACTTGTGGAAATGAGGGTCCAAATACTGTAAACCTTACAGTGACCGATGCTGAAGGAAATTCTTCTTCATGTTCTGCAACTGTAACTGTTGAAGATAATACTGCTCCGGTAGTTGTTTGTATCGGAGAGCCTGCTACTATAGTTGGTACTGCATCCGCTAATCCTGCCTTAGCAATCCCGGATAACGACCCTGCCGGTATATCTACTACTTTAAATGTAACCGATGATTTTACCATCTCAGATTTAAACGTAGATCTTAATATTTCTCATACATGGGTAGGTGACGTTATTGTAACAATTCAGTCTCCTGGGGGAACTTCTGTAACAATTCTTGATCAACCGGGTGTTCCTGCTTCTACTTTTGGATGTAGCGGAGATAATATCGTAGCTTCTTTAGATGATGAAGCCGGCAGTCCTGTTGAAGATGAGTGTGGTGCAGGTGTGCCAACTATCAGTGGGTCGTTTACTCCTAATAACCCGCTTTCTGCCTTTGACGGTGAAAGTACATTGGGTGTTTGGACGCTAACCGTTTCCGATAATGCCGGTGGTGATACCGGAACTATCAATTCGTGGGGTATTACTTACGAGTACCAAGCAGCTTCTTCGGCTTATGAAGCGGTTCTTGATGCAAATGGCACCGTTACCTTCCCTGCAAGCAACCTATTGATGAGTGTGGATGAAGTATGTGGTTACGTAGTAACTGTTGGTGGTCCTGCAACTACTGTTCCTGTAACAGAATGTGGGAACGCACCCGAATCGATTCCAGCCGGGGCCCCGGGAACAACTTCCGGTCCTATGAACCCGTCTATCGCTACAGTAAGTGAAGCTGGCATCGTTGGCACAGATTATACCTTAGATAGAATTGAAGTAAACCTAATTCATACCTGGGCTTCCGATATCCAAATGACCCTAGAAGCTCCTTCAGGAGCTACAATAAATGTAATGACTGGTCGTGGTGGTAGTAGCGGATTGGATGTTGCCGCAACCCTTGTGTTTACAGATGCGTCTTCAAACGATGTAACCCTTTGGACCAGTAATGCCAACGGACCTCTTGCCGATTATCAGGCTGAAGGTGGATTGTTTAATACCGTGTTTGCAGGAGAATCTGTTGCCGGTGACTGGACACTCCTTATCAATGATAATGCAGGTGGAGATACAGGAACAATGAACAGCTATTGCATTACGTTCAGTCCTATAATAGATACTAATGTAACTTTCGATTGCTCACAATTAGGTGAAAATCAAGTAGAAGTATTTGTAACCGATAACAGTGGAAACTCTACCAGTTGTATTGCAACTGTAAATGTAACCGATGTAACTTCACCAATTTTAGTATGTTGGGATGTCACTATCGAATTAGGTCCTGATGGAACTGCTGAGGTAGATCCTGCCGACCTGTTGGCTGTTACCGAAGGCGTATATGACATCATGGTAATAGGAAGTGATAACTCTTCGGGTACCGAAGGCTTTACCGACTTTACCGTTCCTGTTACAGAGGCAGCAAATATTACCTTTGATTGGGATTACACCTTGAACGATGCTCCCGGCTTTGATAGCTTCGGATACTTGTTAAATGGTGTGTATACCATGCTTACCGATCCGGGATTAGGTAACCAGAGTGGTTCTGCTGCAGTAGCAGTGGCTCCTGGAGATGTATTTGGATTCCGTTCACAGACCGATGATAATATCTTCGGAAACAATGAAACGGTAATTTCTAACTTCGTTCCAGGATTTACAGGACAGTTTGATCCTGCTAACTGGACACTTACCCTTACCAATTCAGACGGAGATGCCTTCTTTGTGGAAGTAATTCCACCGGGACCACTCTCTTATGATGCTTGTGGTATTACTGTCTTGGCCGTAGATGTAACCGAGGTTACTTGTGCCGATATAGGAACACCGGTTACAGCGACTGTATTTGCAAGTGATGCCAGTGGTAACATTGCTTCTTGTCAATCTATCATTACAGTAGTAGATCTGTTAGCACCGGAATTAGTATGTCCTGCAGACCAAACGGTAGATCCGGGAGCAGGTAACTTGTTCTATGAAGTACCGGATTACTTTGGAACGGGAGAAGCTTCGGCTACCGACAACTGTACCGATCCTGTGGTGATTTTATCACAAAGTCCTCCGGCAGGTACCTTGTTACCCGACGGAGTATATCCTGTGACTATCACGGCAGAGGATGAGTATGGAAATGAATCTACTTGTGTCTTTACCTTGACTGTAGAAACCATACTTGGAGTTGACGATAACAACTTAGATGTTGCTATTGTTATGTATCCTAACCCTGCACAGAGTCAGGTAACTATTGCAAATAACTCTACGATCGCTCTTGACAAAGCTGCGATTTACGATATCAATGGAAAATTAGTAATGACTATCGACTTGCAAACCATGCAGGGAGAGAAGGTTATTGATATTTCAAGATTGGCATCGGGAGTATATATGGTTCAAATATCAAGTGATCAGGCTAGTGTTGTAAAACGACTCATAAAAGAGTAA